Below is a genomic region from Persicimonas caeni.
CGCCATTCTCGTCATGCGTTAGCCATTCTTCGAGGGCTTGGAGGCTTTCAAAAGCCTTCTCGACGCGTAGCTTGTCCATGTTGGCAAAGACGAGTTCGCGATCGTGGTCAATGGTGACCTCATTTTTGACATCGGCGGCCTCGACATCCTCCCAGTAGGACTGCCAAGTCGCGGTGCGACGTTCACTGGCCGGCGTGAAACCATTCCCAGAATGGAGTTTATGGAAGAGAGCCTCTCGAGTGGCCTTTTCAAGGCCATCGAGGAGTTCCCGCGCGTCGGCAACCATTTCGTCGAATTTCCCCCAGTCATCCAAAGACTCAGCCAGTACTTCGCGGACCTCCTCGCGATCTTTCGCTTCCTTGAGCTTCTCGATCAGGGCGTCCTTCTCCTTCAGTTCCCGAGTTATTTCCTCAACGGCGTCTTGAGCATCGGAGAACTGAGATTGAAGCGTCGCATATTGTTGGCGCGATACACGGTCAGGCCGAGGCAGTTCGGCAACGAGCTCATCCAGTTGCTCGAGAAAGAGCTTTCGCTCGGGGTTCCACCGTTGAGTGCTCTTGTGATCAAACTCAAACTCTTCGATGATCCGATCCCGGAGCCCGTCGAGAGCCGCTGGAACATCGAGTTTCGCAGCCTGTGTGACTTCGAACACGCCCTCAAGGTCGTTATAGCCTTGGGGCGGAATCAAGAGAGGGAATGCCTTGCGCTGCACCCACGCGGCGCCGAGTTCCGCCATACAAAACGGGCTCGCGGCGAAATTCGGTGATAATAGCAGGATCACCAGGTCTGCGTTGTCGAGTTCCTGGCGAAGAAATGGAGGGATGTCGCTGCCGATCGGTATCGTGCCGGGAGAACTCGTGTGGCAAATCCTCCTGTGGGGGAATCCGAGAGCTCCTTCTAGGATCTGCTGGACGAATGCAGTGGAAACGGGCGCGTCTTTACTGGCGTGGCTAACAAAAATCTTCGACATGGGTTTTCCCCCTGGGGTTCGAGGACTACAGCAGCATGCAGACAGTATTTGGTCTCGCCGTGGCTGTCCATGTGCTCAACTGTCGGGGGGCGAGGACGATGGGTGCTTCGGCCGTGGTAGTTTGGGCAAAATCTCGGTGAGTACGGCGTACGGCTAATCCTCCTGGTTTCTGCGGGAGGATTTTTGAGTTCCAGGCCCCATTTTGATCGTAGACTAAATGTGCTGAAAACGGCCTCTTGCGAAGAACTGAGATCGATAAGGGCGCGGTTTTGGGAAATTCATCGGAAGGGTCTGGCTACCGCCTTTGCCGGCGCACTGCTCGGCCTGCTTTCTTCCCGTCAGGGCCAGCTGGTAGGCTTATGCATGTGACGCATGACTACTGCCATATTGTTGCGTTTCTCGGGAGAGCGGGCATGACGAGCCAAATCGAACTCCTCGACGATTCCAAAGAGATTTCCGTTCAGCGGCGGCGACCAGAGCCTCCGACTCGAGCAGAACGCCAGACGAACGTGAGGACCGACAATGCGCTGATCGAGTTGTGGTTGTCGCAGAAGGCTCAGACGACGCAACGCACCTATCGGCTGGATGTCGGCCAGGCGCTCGGCTTCATTGACCGGCCGCTGCATGAAATCAAGCTCGAACACTTAGTTGAATGGTCTGGCGAGCTCGACGACCGAGGCTACGCAGAATCCACCCAGGCCACGAAACTGGCCGCCCTGCGTTCACTTTTCACATTTGCCCATCGCGTTGGCTACCTTCGGTTCAATGTGGGCAAGGCGCTGAGGATCCCGCGGTCGAAGGAGACACTGGGTGAGCGAATTCTATCGGAAGCCGAGGTGCAGCGGATACTCGCCCTCGCAGAAGGCCGAGATCGGATCCTGTTGTCTACACTGTACGGGATCGGTCTGCGCGTCTCCGAAATCGTAGGTCTCACGTGGCGGGATCTCCAGCGACACAAAGGTGCGGGAGTTGCGGTTGTGTACGGGAAGGGCGGCAAGACTCGCACTATCCCTGTACCCGAGTCACTTTGGTCGGGTTTACTTGAATTGCGTACCGAAGCCGCCGGCGCTGACGATCCTGTCTTCGTTTCGCAAAAAGGTGGGGCATTGTCGCGGAGCCAAGTGTACCGCATTGTTCGCAAAGCGGCATCGCGCGCCGGGATCGACACGTCGGAGCGGTCGGTTAGCCCTCATTGGCTGAGACACTCCCACGCCTCCCACGCTCTCGACCGGGGGGCGCCGGTGCACTTGGTGCAGCAAACGCTGGGGCATGCGTCGCTGCGTACGACATCCCGTTACGCACATGCACGGCCGGATGAATCGTCCGGTGATTATCTGGCGCTTTGACGCGGGACGAAGATGACCAATGAGGCGAGGACTACGGTGGTCGGCGAGCCCCAATTGACAACGAGGTTGACTGAACTACGCGAGTGTGAGTAGCGATGAAGAACGCTGACGCAAACGTGGTTGACTACGGTGAAGGCCATCTGAGCGATGATCAACAGCGCGCCGATGCAGGCGATGCTTCGCTAGACGAACCGATTTGCACTGTGCGGGAGCTTCTAAAGCGTCCAGTCGAGCAGAGTCCGCTTGGCCAGCATCTGAGAGATCTTGATCGAGATTCGAATTGAGCTGCGATTTTCGATTTACTCGATTTTTTCGGGGACGCCGTGAGATTTTGCGCACGGACCTGGTGTGCAAGCCTGCCGAGGGCCTTCAGGGGGCGGATGAGGG
It encodes:
- a CDS encoding toll/interleukin-1 receptor domain-containing protein, encoding MSKIFVSHASKDAPVSTAFVQQILEGALGFPHRRICHTSSPGTIPIGSDIPPFLRQELDNADLVILLLSPNFAASPFCMAELGAAWVQRKAFPLLIPPQGYNDLEGVFEVTQAAKLDVPAALDGLRDRIIEEFEFDHKSTQRWNPERKLFLEQLDELVAELPRPDRVSRQQYATLQSQFSDAQDAVEEITRELKEKDALIEKLKEAKDREEVREVLAESLDDWGKFDEMVADARELLDGLEKATREALFHKLHSGNGFTPASERRTATWQSYWEDVEAADVKNEVTIDHDRELVFANMDKLRVEKAFESLQALEEWLTHDENGASEQFLDSYVEKYARNPNLDDRDFWDAHLENGGSW
- a CDS encoding tyrosine-type recombinase/integrase, whose translation is MTSQIELLDDSKEISVQRRRPEPPTRAERQTNVRTDNALIELWLSQKAQTTQRTYRLDVGQALGFIDRPLHEIKLEHLVEWSGELDDRGYAESTQATKLAALRSLFTFAHRVGYLRFNVGKALRIPRSKETLGERILSEAEVQRILALAEGRDRILLSTLYGIGLRVSEIVGLTWRDLQRHKGAGVAVVYGKGGKTRTIPVPESLWSGLLELRTEAAGADDPVFVSQKGGALSRSQVYRIVRKAASRAGIDTSERSVSPHWLRHSHASHALDRGAPVHLVQQTLGHASLRTTSRYAHARPDESSGDYLAL